One Candidatus Peregrinibacteria bacterium DNA segment encodes these proteins:
- a CDS encoding PRC-barrel domain-containing protein: MFSQAFMKRHWSQIVGLPLTCENQVLAVLTGVFLDPEQGKVLAYRAGFQGVFSPLDIQSWHAKSIELHDPDALTSPEEISRLKAFGLRRSLLNHKKVSTQGGKSLGRLYDFCLETSTSSLISIEVSKRFLFWEWDHRLFPFSDIQEITEKEIILKVEPEQKAKIKTKQTVKANIRLSPVSSFEKH; the protein is encoded by the coding sequence GTGTTTTCACAAGCCTTCATGAAGCGTCATTGGTCTCAAATCGTGGGCCTGCCCCTCACCTGCGAAAATCAAGTCCTCGCCGTTCTCACGGGCGTCTTTTTAGACCCGGAACAAGGGAAAGTTTTGGCCTACAGAGCGGGTTTCCAAGGCGTTTTCAGCCCTTTAGACATTCAATCGTGGCACGCAAAATCCATCGAACTCCACGACCCCGATGCGCTCACCAGCCCCGAAGAAATCTCCCGCCTCAAGGCCTTTGGACTCAGACGCAGCTTGCTCAATCACAAAAAAGTGTCCACTCAAGGCGGAAAATCCCTGGGTCGTCTTTACGATTTTTGCTTGGAAACGAGCACGTCCAGCCTAATAAGCATTGAGGTCAGCAAACGCTTTCTTTTTTGGGAGTGGGACCATCGCCTCTTCCCCTTTTCAGACATTCAAGAAATCACCGAAAAAGAAATCATTTTGAAAGTGGAGCCAGAGCAAAAAGCAAAGATCAAAACCAAGCAAACGGTCAAAGCAAACATTCGTCTGAGCCCGGTCAGTTCTTTCGAAAAGCACTAA
- the murB gene encoding UDP-N-acetylmuramate dehydrogenase, protein MGLDEKIKKDEVLARYTTYQIGGMADYFLEASSTEEVLEALAWAEDRDMPVFVFGGGSNLLFDDAGFRGLVIRMRAQALKVRGEELWAEAGAMSARLVKAAAESALTGLEEWNGLPGTVGGAVLGNAGCFGVEVKDVLKEATVYLPGQGVKTLGVDEMNYAYRWSRFKKENGVILSATFRLHPGNAEAIQEKMKAVARTRIQKQPPGLNTGSFFKILRGTMRGA, encoded by the coding sequence ATGGGCTTGGATGAAAAAATCAAAAAAGATGAAGTACTGGCGCGTTACACCACCTATCAAATTGGGGGAATGGCGGATTATTTTTTAGAAGCCTCCTCCACGGAAGAGGTTTTGGAAGCTTTGGCCTGGGCGGAAGATCGGGACATGCCGGTTTTTGTGTTTGGCGGGGGGAGCAATCTGCTGTTTGACGATGCCGGGTTTCGCGGTCTGGTGATTCGCATGCGTGCACAAGCTTTAAAAGTGCGTGGCGAAGAACTGTGGGCAGAGGCCGGTGCAATGAGTGCTCGTTTGGTGAAGGCGGCCGCGGAGTCTGCGCTCACTGGACTGGAAGAATGGAACGGTTTGCCTGGCACGGTGGGGGGCGCTGTCCTTGGGAATGCGGGTTGTTTTGGGGTGGAAGTCAAGGATGTGCTCAAAGAAGCGACGGTGTATTTGCCGGGCCAGGGAGTGAAAACTTTGGGTGTGGATGAGATGAATTATGCTTACCGTTGGTCCCGTTTTAAAAAAGAAAATGGAGTGATTTTGAGTGCTACTTTTCGTCTACACCCTGGCAACGCGGAAGCCATTCAAGAAAAAATGAAGGCGGTGGCTCGCACGCGGATTCAAAAACAGCCCCCTGGACTCAACACGGGTTCTTTCTTCAAAATCCTGCGGGGGACCATGCGGGGCGCTTGA
- a CDS encoding HigA family addiction module antidote protein, producing MLHAIHPGEILKEEFLEPFGLTMYRLAMDIDVPPIRVSQIIHGKRAITPDTALRLAKYFQTSPEFWLNLQSHYDLENVEFELRDVLEMKVKILAAQ from the coding sequence ATGCTTCATGCAATCCATCCTGGTGAAATCCTCAAAGAGGAATTCTTAGAGCCTTTTGGCCTCACTATGTATCGTTTAGCCATGGACATTGATGTGCCACCCATTCGCGTGAGTCAAATCATCCATGGGAAACGGGCTATAACCCCAGATACAGCGTTGCGTTTGGCCAAATACTTCCAAACGAGTCCTGAGTTTTGGCTTAATTTGCAAAGTCACTATGACCTTGAAAATGTGGAATTTGAGCTACGGGATGTGCTTGAAATGAAAGTAAAGATTTTGGCCGCTCAGTGA
- a CDS encoding type II toxin-antitoxin system RelE/ParE family toxin, which translates to MIQSFKDKEVEKIFERMGSKKIPQSIQRIALRKLVMIHAAVDINDLRVPPGNRLEKLKGERGDQHSIRINDQWRICFRWREGNAYDLEIVDYH; encoded by the coding sequence ATGATCCAATCCTTCAAGGACAAAGAAGTAGAAAAAATATTTGAGCGGATGGGATCTAAAAAAATACCGCAATCCATCCAAAGAATTGCCCTCAGAAAACTCGTGATGATACATGCGGCGGTGGATATCAATGACCTGCGGGTGCCTCCTGGAAATCGATTGGAAAAACTGAAAGGAGAGCGCGGCGATCAACATAGTATTCGTATCAACGATCAATGGAGAATTTGTTTCCGCTGGAGAGAGGGGAATGCTTATGATCTAGAGATTGTTGATTATCACTAA
- a CDS encoding transposase family protein produces MQRYGHGIHTKSPSASGANGGSKVSSGKGWSTREVARHTGFNQSSIVRQKVIEYRLKYQRCAEVIHYFLERDGYEVSLSSVKRTLKRNEMTKYSKWKKWHQYEERPRPEKPGILVQIDTIVDGPYYDRLYVYTMLDVCSRWASAMPVMKIGTHASWEFIQHSQEDMPFELKMIQTDHGSEFSKWLTKTLVANEIQHRHSRVRTPTDNAYVERFNRTIQEECLSRVPKTLEAYKKAIPDFLHYYNFERPHMGLHMLTPNEVMQSY; encoded by the coding sequence GTGCAAAGATATGGACATGGCATACACACAAAATCCCCATCTGCCTCGGGTGCGAATGGAGGCAGCAAAGTTAGTTCTGGAAAAGGCTGGAGCACACGCGAAGTGGCCAGACACACAGGTTTTAACCAAAGCAGCATTGTGCGTCAGAAAGTCATAGAGTACAGACTCAAGTACCAGCGGTGTGCAGAAGTGATTCACTATTTTCTGGAAAGAGATGGCTACGAAGTGAGTCTTTCCAGTGTGAAGAGAACACTCAAAAGGAACGAGATGACCAAATACAGCAAGTGGAAGAAGTGGCACCAGTATGAGGAAAGACCGCGGCCTGAAAAACCAGGCATATTGGTGCAAATAGACACGATTGTGGATGGGCCTTATTATGACAGACTTTATGTATACACTATGCTGGACGTGTGCAGCAGATGGGCCTCTGCTATGCCGGTGATGAAGATTGGAACCCACGCAAGTTGGGAGTTTATTCAGCACTCACAAGAAGACATGCCCTTTGAACTTAAAATGATCCAGACAGACCATGGAAGTGAGTTTTCCAAGTGGCTCACTAAAACGCTTGTAGCTAATGAAATTCAGCACAGGCATTCAAGAGTACGAACACCCACAGACAATGCCTATGTGGAGAGATTCAACAGAACCATCCAGGAGGAATGCCTCTCCCGAGTCCCAAAGACTTTAGAGGCTTACAAAAAAGCAATCCCTGACTTCCTTCACTATTACAATTTTGAACGTCCTCACATGGGTCTTCACATGCTAACTCCTAACGAAGTGATGCAAAGCTATTGA
- a CDS encoding type II toxin-antitoxin system prevent-host-death family antitoxin: MNSTTTYTKARKNLKTVFDAVCSDHGPCLVERREGGNIVLVSEEDFNSLEETAYLLSSPSNLKHIATSLKELENGKTVEFDLPA, encoded by the coding sequence ATGAATTCAACCACTACTTATACTAAGGCTCGAAAGAATTTAAAAACTGTGTTTGATGCTGTTTGTAGTGATCATGGGCCTTGCTTAGTCGAACGCCGTGAGGGCGGAAACATCGTACTTGTTTCCGAAGAGGACTTTAACTCACTTGAAGAGACAGCTTACCTTCTTTCCTCCCCTTCAAACCTTAAACATATCGCCACCTCTTTGAAGGAACTGGAAAACGGGAAGACTGTTGAATTTGATCTTCCTGCCTAA
- a CDS encoding Txe/YoeB family addiction module toxin, protein MKKVQFTKSAYTDFEYWKAKDPKVHSKIIHLLKDIQVSPFVGLGKPEALKYSLKDCWSRRINREHRLVYKVSGQLISVISCHYHY, encoded by the coding sequence ATGAAAAAAGTCCAATTCACAAAATCTGCTTATACTGATTTTGAGTATTGGAAAGCCAAAGACCCTAAAGTGCATTCCAAAATCATCCATCTTCTCAAGGATATTCAGGTGAGTCCTTTTGTAGGGCTTGGAAAGCCAGAAGCTTTAAAATATTCTTTGAAGGATTGCTGGTCTCGTCGCATTAACAGGGAGCATCGACTGGTTTATAAAGTCAGCGGACAATTGATCTCCGTCATATCTTGTCATTATCACTATTGA